From one Brachypodium distachyon strain Bd21 chromosome 4, Brachypodium_distachyon_v3.0, whole genome shotgun sequence genomic stretch:
- the LOC100839342 gene encoding transport inhibitor response 1-like protein Os11g0515500 — protein sequence MPYFPEEVVGNIFGFVTSHRDRNAASLVCQAWYRIERLTRHLVFVCNCYAVRPERVHERFPFLRSLSVKGKPHFADFSFVPAGWGATAEPWVNACALACPGLEELRLKRMVVTDDCLKHLAHSFPNLKSIVLVSCDGFSTDGLAAITTNCRFLRELDLQESRVEFRGRHWISCFPKPSTSLESLNFACLNGVVNIHALERLVARSPNLKSLRLNRAVPLAVLAKILSCTRLVDLGTGSFALGNNDGAGALLRVYNALQQCNTLKSLSGFWDSPRLIIPAIHSVCKNLTCLNLSSAPMFRTADFIGVIRLCQNLRHLWVLDHIGDVGLNFVASSCLELQELRVFRANADALASTGVTEQGLVAISIGCRKLNAVFYFCRQMTNSALITIAKNCPRFMSFRLCVLQPRSADAMTGQPLDEGFGAIVRSCKGLRRLSVSGLLTDSVFLYIGMYAERLEMLSIAFAGDTDNGMIYVLNGCKNLKKLEIRSCPFGDTALLAGMHRYEALRSLWMSSCNITLGGCRSLAAHMPSINVEVINEAGTIEEADGDASDAKKVEKLYLYRSVSGPRGDAPGFVKTL from the exons ATGCCCTACTTTCCTGAGGAAGTGGTGGGGAACATCTTTGGCTTTGTAACTTCACACCGTGACCGCAATGCTGCGTCCTTAGTGTGCCAGGCATGGTACCGCATCGAGCGCCTCACTCGCCACCTGGTGTTTGTATGCAACTGCTACGCAGTGCGCCCAGAACGTGTACATGAGCGTTTCCCCTTCCTGCGCTCGCTGAGTGTGAAGGGCAAACCACACTTTGCTGACTTCAGCTTTGTCCCAGCTGGGTGGGGTGCCACAGCGGAGCCATGGGTGAACGCGTGCGCCCTTGCATGCCCTGGCCTTGAAGAGCTCCGGCTGAAGCGGATGGTTGTCACTGATGATTGCCTTAAGCACCTTGCTCACTCATTCCCCAATTTGAAGTCAATCGTCCTTGTTAGTTGTGATGGGTTCAGTACTGATGGGCTCGCTGCTATCACCACCAATTGCAG GTTTCTCAGGGAACTTGACTTACAAGAGAGTCGGGTAGAATTTCGAGGCCGTCATTGGATTAGTTGTTTTCCAAAGCCTTCTACATCACTTGAATCCTTGAATTTTGCTTGCTTAAATGGAGTGGTGAATATTCATGCATTGGAAAGACTTGTGGCAAGGAGTCCAAATCTTAAAAGTTTGAGGTTGAATCGTGCAGTTCCACTTGCTGTTTTAGCAAAAATTCTTTCTTGTACTCGGCTGGTGGATTTAGGTACAGGATCTTTTGCCCTAGGCAATAATGATGGTGCAGGTGCACTCCTTCGTGTTTACAATGCTCTCCAACAATGCAATACTCTGAAGAGTTTATCTGGCTTCTGGGATTCTCCACGTTTAATTATTCCAGCAATACACTCTGTTTGCAAGAACCTAACGTGCTTGAACCTTAGCTCTGCTCCGATGTTTCGGACTGCTGATTTTATTGGAGTTATCCGTCTGTGTCAGAACCTCCGACACTTGTGG GTACTAGATCACATTGGGGATGTGGGATTGAACTTTGTTGCCTCTTCTTGTCTGGAGCTCCAAGAGTTGAGGGTATTTCGTGCAAATGCAGACGCGTTAGCAAGCACTGGTGTGACAGAGCAAGGGCTGGTTGCCATATCTATAGGCTGCCGGAAGCTAAATGCTGTGTTCTATTTCTGCAGACAGATGACCAATTCTGCACTGATTACCATAGCAAAGAACTGCCCACGATTCATGTCCTTCAGACTGTGTGTTCTCCAGCCTAGGTCAGCAGATGCCATGACAGGCCAACCATTGGATGAGGGTTTTGGGGCAATCGTTCGGTCATGCAAAGGCCTCAGGCGTCTATCTGTGTCAGGCCTTCTCACGGACAGTGTGTTCCTGTACATCGGCATGTATGCCGAGAGGCTGGAGATGCTTTCTATAGCATTTGCAGGAGATACTGACAATGGCATGATCTATGTGCTCAATGGTTGCAAGAATCTCAAGAAGCTGGAGATTAGGAGCTGCCCGTTTGGCGACACCGCGCTTCTTGCAGGCATGCATAGGTATGAGGCGCTGCGGTCACTATGGATGTCTTCCTGCAACATCACCCTGGGTGGTTGCAGGTCTCTCGCAGCACACATGCCAAGCATCAATGTCGAGGTCATCAATGAGGCGGGAACTATCGAAGAGGCAGATGGAGATGCCAGTGATgcgaagaaggtggagaagcTGTATCTCTACAGGTCAGTCAGTGGTCCAAGGGGTGACGCTCCTGGATTCGTCAAGACACTCTAA